CCAAGCGCGTCGACCTCCCGTCCCGCAAGCACGGGAACCCGCCGACGTGACGGGCGCGCCGTTCCTGCGGGTGGACCGCGGCGAGCCCAGCCCCGAGGAGCTGGCGGCCGTCGCGGTCGCCCTGCACGCCCTGCACGCCCTGTCGCGTGCCGAGAAGACCGCACCGCCACCCACTTCCGCGTCCACGTGGACCGCGAAGCCCTACCGCGCGCCCGGCGCGTGGAACTGATGTCCCTCCCAGGAGAAGAGGTCTCCGGTGACCGCCGTCCACAGTGAACGTGAACTCGCCGAACCGCACCTGCTCGGGTGGTTGTCGAGCATCGGCCTGGACGTCGAGTACGTCCGGGCCGAGGGGAACACGCTCTACCGGCGCGCCGAAGACGGTCGCGAGGTGCCGGTGCTCGACTTCGCGGGCGGCTACGGCTCGTTGATGCTCGGGCACAACCACCCCGCGATCGTGGCGCGCGCCCGGGAGCTGCTGGCCGCGGGGACGCCGATCCACGCCCAGTTCTCCCGGCACCCGTACGCCAACGAGGTGGCCAACCGGCTCAACCGGATCATCCGGCGCGAGCTGGACGACGACGAGGCGTTCTCGGCGATCTTCGCCAACAGCGGCGCGGAGGCCGTCGAAGCGGCGATCAAGCACGCCGAGCTGGACCGCGTGCTGCGCGCGGCCGAGCTGATGGCCGACGTCGAGGCCAACCTGGCGGCGTTGTCCGGCCCGATCGCGGCGAGCGCGCACGAGCGGGTCGGCAGCACGCCCGCGTCCGGGCGGGCCGGGCTGCTGGCCGCGATCGCCCGGCACAACGCCGAGGTCACCGCCCGCCCGCCGGTGTTCCTGACGCTGGAGGGCTCGTTCCACGGGAAGCTGGCGGGCAGCGTGCAGCTCACCCACAACGCCGACTACCGCACGCCGTTCGCGGCGCTCGCGGCGCAGGCGCGGTTCGTGCCGCTCGACCGGCCCGGCGCGGCGAAGGCCGTCGCGGACGAGGTGCGCGCGACCGTGCTGGACGTCGTGGTCGAGGGCGGCGAGGCGCGGGTGGTCGAGCGCGACTACCCGGTGGTCGCCGCGTTCCTGGTGGAACCCATCCAGGGCGAGGGCGGCATCAAGGTGGTGTCCGCCGAGCTGGCGGGCGAGATCCAGCAGGTGTGCGCCGACCTCGGCGCGCCGGTCGTGGTCGACGAGATCCAGAGCGGCATGGGCCGGTCCGGCGCGTTCCTGGCGAGTTCGCTGGTGGGGCTGCGCGGCGACTACTACGCGCTGGCCAAGAGCCTCGGCGGCGGTGTGGCGAAGGCGTCGGTGCTGCTGGTGCGCGAATCGCGGTACCGGCCCGACTTCGAGCTGGTGCACAGCTCGACGTTCGCGAAGGACGCGTTCTCCTGCCACATCGCGGCGACGGTGCTGGACCTGCTGGAGGCCGACGACGGCCGGGCCTACCGGCAGGCGGCGGAACTGGGCGGGAAGCTGACGGCCGCGCTGCGCGCCGTGCGATCGGACTACCCGGACGTCGTGAAGGACGTGCGCGGCCGGGGCCTGATGCTGGGGCTGGAGTTCCACTCGCAGGTCGGGGCGGCGTCACCGTCGATCCGCGCGAACGCGGGCCTGCTCGGCTACGTGATCGCCGGCTACCTGCTCCAGGCCCACGACATCCGCACCTTCCCGACCGCGAGCGCCGTGACCACGCTGCGGTTCGAACCGTCGATCCTGCTGACCGACGCCGAGATCGGCAGCCTGGACGCCGCCCTCCGCGCGGTGTGCGAGATCCTGCGCGCCCAGCCGGACGGGGGGTTCGCGACGTCCTGACCGCGGCCCGGCCCCTTCCGCGCGCCGGGAGGGGCCGGCCCCGGCCCCGGCCACCGCCCGCACCGAGCGGATGTGGCTGACCAGGAACTCGCGGTGCCCGCCGCACGGCCCGCAGTCGGCCTTCAGGTTGCCCGCCGCGTGGTCCACCGGCGTGATGACGTGCTTCACCGTGGTCCGCGGGCCGCTCGCCACCGCGATCTCCACCGACGTCCGGCTCACCAGCGCGTCCGCCAGCAGCACGACCTCCGAGTCGCGCAGCACCAGCGACTGGTCCCGCAGCAGCCGCACCGCGCCGACCCGCTGCGACTCCGCCGGCGGCAGCACGAACGTCGGCCGCGGCCGTTCCCGCTCCACCAGCGCCGCCGCCAGCTTCGCCAGCTCCTGCCCGGTCAGCGGCGCCCTCCACCCGTCGACGCCCACCCGTACCACCGGCGGTGGCGGCTCGGCCCGGCGCCGGGGCGCCCGCTCGATCACCGCCGCGCCGTCCGCGCCGGCCGTCGTCGGCGCGTAACCGGCCGCCCGCAACAGCGCCAACGTCTCGCCGACGGGCTTCGCCGACGCCAGCACCGTCGGACCCAGCGGCTGCAGCGACAGCGGCGCCAACGACCGGTGCCGGGCGATCTCGCCGAGCAGCACCGGGTCCTCGGTCCGCACGCAGCACGCCACCGGCGTCACCGTGATCCGCCCGTGCTGCCGCGCCACCTCTCGGACCAGGTGCTCCAAGGTCGGCGGCACGCCGTGCTCGGCCACCGACGCCAGCCGCGCCAGCAGCTCGTCCGGCGCGTGCCCCGCGTCCAGCGCCCGCCGCACGCTCTCGCCGCTGAACCGCCACCCGCCCGTCGCGCCGTCCGCGGCCAGGTCCAGCACCTCGCTCAGCCCGCGGCTCGGCAGCCCGGCCACCGCGGCGGTCAGGTCCGGCCGCAGGTGCGCCGTCGCCGCCGCCGGCGGCACGAACCGGCCCGCCACCCCGGCCACGTCGTCCGCCAGCACCGCCCGGCCGAGCGCGGTCGCCGCGCCCAGCGCCACCAACCCGACCGACTCGGCCTCCACCAGGGCCGCCTCGGTCGCCGACCGGCTGTGCGCGGCGGGGCGCGCCCACACCAGGTCCGCCACCACCTCGTGCCGGTGCTCGAACGCCTCGTCCTCACCCAGCTCCGCGTACCGCTCCAGCAGGCCGCGCCTGGTGCGGTCGCCCACGTCCGAGGAGGACGGCTCCGCCGACGCCGGGCCCTGCCTGCCCGGCGTCCACGTCAGCCGCGGCCACGCCCGCGCCAGCGCGGTCAACCGGTCCGCGGGCGAGGACGCGCGCCAGGCGTCCGACGGGCTGGTCGGCACCAGCCGGCCGTCGTCCACCGCGAGCAGCCGCGCCTGCACCGCCAGCCCCACCCACAGCCGCGCCCGGCCCTCGTCGGTCCGCAGCGCGCCCGCCACCCGCCGCAGCTCGCGCAGGCCGACCCCGGCCCGGCACACCACCTGGTCGACGTCGCACAGGTCGACCAGCCGCGTCACGCCGTCCACAGTGGACGTCGCGGGCGTGGTCGCGGCCCGGTCGGCGAAACCGCGGTGCTGCGGGACCCGGCGCGGCGCGCGCGGCGCGGGCGTGACGCGCCGCGGCGGCTCGTCCTCCACCAGCCGCAGCCCCGGCGAGCTGACCAACCGGCCCGCCTCCGACCACACCAGCGCCCGCGCCCGCAACCGCGCCAACGCCTTCTTCAGCTCCGCCCGCGACGCCTTCCCGTTGCAGCGCAACCGGTCCGCCACCAGCTCCACACCGGCCTCGTCGCCGAGCCGCAGCACGGTGTCCAGCACGTCCCGGCACGCCTGGTCGAGCCCGTCGACGGCCGCGCGCAACGACGCCGTCGTGGTCAGCTCGTCCGCCAGCGCCCGCAGCGAGTGGGGCCGGCGGTCGGCGGCGTCCCGGCGCAGCTCCAGGACGTCCCGGACCTCCTCCGCGGTCAGCTCGCGCAACCAGCCGGCCAGTGCCGATTTCCTACCCACCCGGCCGATTATGCACAGCCCGTGACCGCTCGGTGATGCGTTGCGATAGAGCGTTCGAATGAGCCACGAATGGACGAACGTAAGCTGTGCGCCGTGGAATTCAGCGGCTTCGGCGAACACGCCATCGACTTCTACGACGGACTCGTGGTCGACAACTCCAAGGCGTACTGGGAGGACCACAAGCACATCTACCAGCAGGACGTCCGTGCGTCGATGGAGGCGTTGCTCACCGCGCTGGAACCCGAGTTCGGGCCGGGAAAGGTCTTTCGGCCCTATCGCGACGTGCGGTTCAGCAAGGACAAGCGGCCTTACAAAGACCACTGCGGCGGTGTGGTCGAACTCGGTCGCGGTGGCGGGGCTCACTACGCGCAGGTCGGGACCGAGGGCCTGCTCGTGGCCGGCGGGTCGTTCGCCATGGCGTCGGACCAGCTCGCCCGCTACCGGTCGTCCGTCGACGACGACGTGCGCGGCCGGGCGCTGGAGGAGCTGCTGGCCGGGCTGACCGGCAGCGGCTGGGAGCTGCGCGGCGACAAGCTCAAGCGCGCGCCGCGCGGGGTGGACGTCGGGCACCCGCGGATCGAACTGCTCAAGCACAAGCGGCTGTACGTGGCGAAGGTGTGGCCGCCCGACGACGTGCTGCACGAGCCGGGCTGCCTGGACCGGGTGCGCGACGCCTGGCGCGAGGTCACGCCGCTGGTCGACTGGTGCGCCGACCACATCGGCCTGACCGAGGTGGGCTTCCGCCGCTGACGTCCCGCCCGACGTCCCGCCGCGGGCCTCTGCGAGGCGGCCTCACTCTGCTGGAGGGGTCCTCCGGTCCCGGGACGCCGACCGCGCCACCAGGTAGCCGAGACCGATGCCGGCGACGTCGACCAGGCCGTCCAGCACGTCCCCGCCACGCCCGAGCGCGGTGATGAGCCACTGCAACACTTCCGAGACCGCCGCGTAACCGATCAGGCCGGCCACGAGCGCCCGGACGGGCAGCCGCGCGAGCCACCCGGTGCCCGTGAGCAGCGCGAACAGCAGGAGGTGCACCACCTTGTCGGTGCCCGGCGGAGCCGTCGGCACACCTGACGCGGGGGTGAACAGCACGATGACGCTGAGCGACACCGCGACCACGAACGGAAGGATTCTGACGCCCACGGGGCAGATTCTGCCTGTTTCGCGGAGATTACCCCCCGGTACATCCTGATCGGTCCAGTGACAGGGACTACGCTCCTGAGACGTGAGTCGACGCGCGAAGATCGTCTGTACGATGGGTCCTGCCACCGCGACCGAGGACAAGGTCAACGAGCTGGTGGCGGCCGGTATGGACGTTGCCCGGATGAACTTCAGCCACGGCAGCCATGCCGACCACAAGCAGGTCTACGACCTCGTCCGCAACGCGGCCGATGCGTCGGGCCGCGCGGTCGGCGTCCTGGCCGACCTCCAGGGACCGAAGATCCGGCTCGGCCGGTTCGCCCACGGCCCGGTCGAGTGGCGCACCGGCGACGTCGTCCGGGTGACCGTCGAGGACGTCGAGGGCACCCACGACCGCGTCTCCACCACCTACAAGCAGCTGGCGCAGGACGCCAAGGTCGGCGACCGCCTGCTGGTGGACGACGGCAAGGTCGGCCTGACCGTCATCGAGGTCGACGGCCCGGACGTGGTCTGCGAGGTCACCGAGGGCGGCCCCGTCAGCAACAACAAGGGCCTCTCGCTGCCCGGCATGGACGTCTCCGTGCCGGCCCTGTCCGAGAAGGACATCGAGGACCTGGAGTTCGCCCTGAACCTGGGCGTCGACTTCATCGCCCTGTCGTTCGTCCGCTCGCCCGCCGACATCGACCTGGTCCACCAGGTGATGGACCGCGTGGGCCACGGCCGCAAGCCGGTGATCGCCAAGATCGAGAAGCCGGAGGCGGTCGACAACCTCGAAGCGATCGTGCTCGCCTTCGACGGCGTCATGGTGGCCCGCGGCGACCTGGGCGTCGAGCTGCCGCTGGAGCACGTGCCGCTGGTGCAGAAGCGGGCGATCCAGATCGCCCGCGAGAACGCCAAGCCGGTGATCGTCGCCACCCAGATGCTCGACTCGATGATCACCAACTCCCGGCCGACCCGCGCCGAGACGTCGGACGTCGCCAACGCGGTGCTCGACGGCGCGGACGCGCTGATGCTGTCCGGCGAGACCTCGGTCGGCCGGTACGCCATCGAGACGGTCAAGACCATGGCCCGCATCATCGTGGCCGTCGAGACCGAGTCCACCGTGGTCCCGCCGCTGACCCACGTCCCGCGCACCAAGCGCGGCGTGATCTCGTACGCGGCGCGCGACATCGGCGAGCGGCTGAACGCGAAGGCGCTGGTCGCGTTCACCCAGTCCGGCGACACCGTGCGGCGGCTGGCCCGCCTGCACACCCCGCTGCCGCTGCTGGCGTTCACGCCGGAGCCCAGCGTGCGCAGTCAGCTTTCTCTCACCTGGGGCACCGAGACGTTCCTGGTGCCTAAGGTGGACTCGACGGACGAGATGGTCCGCCAGGTCGACCTCTCGATGATCGACATCGCCCGCTACCAGCCGGGCGACCTCGTCGTGGTCGTGGCAGGCTCGCCGCCTGGCACCATCGGCTCGACCAACCTCATCCGGGTGCACCGCCTGGGGGAGGACGACCACGCGTAGGAGATGACGTGACCGAGGCTGCCCGTGCTGCGGCGACCGCTGGGTTCTCGGGTGTCCCGCTGGACACCGACGGCGTGCCGCACGGGCAGCCCGTTCTCGACCGCCTCGTCGCGCTCCTCGACCTGGAGCGCATCGAGGAGAACATCTTCCGCGGGGTGTCACCCGCCGAGTCGCCCGTCCGGGTGTTCGGCGGGCAGGTGGCCGGTCAGGCCCTGGTAGCCGCCGGCCGGACCGTGCCACCGGAACGCCGGGTCCACTCGCTGCACTCGTACTTCATCCGCGGCGGTGACCCGAGCGTCCCGATCGTGTACGAAGTGGACCGCGTCCGTGACGGGCGGTCCTTCACGACCCGGCGCGTGGTGGCCGTCCAGCACGGCAAGGCCATCTTCACCCTGTCGGCGTCGTTCCAGCTGGACGAGCCGGGCCTGGACCACCAGGAGCCGATGCCCGCCGTGCCGCCGCCGGCGACGCTGCCGACCTACGCCGAGTCGGCCGCCGGCTACCTGGAGAAGGTCGGCATGGCGCGCCTGCCGAGGCCGATCGACATCCGGTACGTGACCGAGCCGCCGTGGCGGGCCCGCGAGGACGGTCCGGGCGAGGCGCGCAGCCAGGTGTGGATGAGGGCGGACGGCAAGCTGCCGGACGACGACCTGCTGCACGTGTGCGTGCTGGCGTACGCGTCGGACATGACCCTGCTCGACTCGGTGCTGGTGCGGCACGGGGTGTACTGGGGCACCGACAAGGTCCTGGGCGCGAGCCTGGACCACGCGATGTGGTTCCACCGCCGGTTCCGGGCCGACGAGTGGTTCCTCTACGACTGCGCCTCGCCCTCGGCGTCGGGCGCGCGGGGCCTGGCGACGGGCCGCTTCTACCGCCACGACGGCCAGTTGGTGGCCACCGTGGTGCAGGAGGGCCTGCTCAGGGTCCTGTAGTCGATCAGCTACTCTGCGCAGTCAACGGAGCGCGTGCTGGAGGTGGGCCGCGATGAGCGTGATGCCCTGGCCTGACCACTTGCTCACCCTTGAGGAGTGGGACGCGCTGCCGGAGCACGAGTCGCACCACGTGGAGCTGGTCGAAGGAATCCTGCTCGTGGCCCCCAAACCGGCGCCGAAGCACCAGGTGGCGATGGCGAACCTGCGGCACTGCCTCAAAGGGCAACTGCCGGCAGAAGCGGTGGCTGTCCTGGACGTCGACGTCCTGATCGACCCCGAGCCGCCGCTCACGGTGCGCGCGCCCGACGTGGTGGTCGTGCCGACTGAGCGCTACTGGGAGCACCCGAAGCGGTTCGACCCGGCAGACCTGCGGCTGGCCGTGGAGATCGTGTCGCCCGGGACGCGTCGCACCGACCGCATGTTCAAGCCGATCGAGTACGCCAAGGCGGGCATCCCGCACTACTGGCTCGTCGAACTCGACGAACCGATCACGCTCACCGCGTTCGACCTGGTCGCCGGCGGGTACGAAGAGATCGCGAGAGGAACGGTGAGGGTGGAGGTCCCCACTCCCTTCCCGATCACCGTGGACCTCACGGACTTGATCAACCCTTGACCCGCAGGGCGTCCCACAGCGCCCGGACGTGGTGCTCCCTGGTCGCCTCGGCCCCGATCGCCACCCGGATGGCGAACCGGCCGCCGACGACGGTGTGCGTGACGAACGCGTCGCCGCCCGCGTTGACCCGGTCCATCGCCTCGCGGGTGGCCCCGTCGCCGGCCCGGTGGGCGAGGGTGAGCAGGGACAGCGACCGGGGGACGACCAGCTGCCACTCGTCGGACGCCGCCACCCACGACTCCAGCAGCGCCGCCAGCTCCACGTGGCCCCGCAGGTGCGCCCGCACGCCCTCCAGCCCGTACCAGCGCAGCACCGACCACAGCTTCAACGCCCGGAACCGGCGGCCCAGCGGGACCTGCCAGTCGCGGTAGTCCACGACCGCGCCCGAGTCGGTCGCCGTGTTCCGCAGGTACTCCGGCAGGATCGTCAGCGCGTCGACCAGCACGTCCGGGTGGGCGGTCCAGAACAGGGACAGGTCGAACGCGGTGAGCATCCACTTGTGCGCGTTCGAGGTGAACGAGTCGGCCAGCTCCACGCCGTCGAACAGGTCCCGGAACTCCGGGCACAGCGCCGCCGGACCCGCCCACGCCGCGTCCACGTGCAGCCAGATCCCGTGCTCCGCGCACAGCGCGGCGATCTCGCGCACCGGGTCCACCGCGCCCGTGCCGGTGGTGCCGACGGTCGCGCACACCAGCACCGGGCGGCGGCCGGCGGCGAGGTCGGACCCGATCCGCTCGGCCAGGGCGTCCACCCGCATCGCCAGCCGGTCGTCCACCTCGACCGACCGCACGGCCTGCCCGCCGAGCCCGGCCATCCGGGCCGCCCGTTCGAGCGACGAGTGGGTCTGCGACGACACGTACACCACCTCGGTCCCGTCCACCCCCGCCTGCCGCCACTCGCCGCCCGACGCGCGGTGCAGCGCGGCGAGCGTCGCGACCAGCGCGGCCGACGACGCGGTGTCCTGGACGACCCCGCCGCCGACGAACGACGACGGCAGGCCCATGGCGCCGACCAGCTCGTCCATCAGGTGCTGCTCGACCTCGGTGGCGGCGGGGGAGGTGGACCACAACATGCCCTGCACGCCCAGCCCCGACGACAGCAGGTCGCCCAGCACCGACGGCAGGGAGGCGTTCGACGGGAAGTAGGCGAAGAAGCCGGGGTGCTGCCAGTGCGTGGTCCCCGGCAGCACGACCCGGTCCAGGTCGGCCAGCAGCCCGTCGAAGCCCTCGCCCCGCTCGGGCAGCCCGGCCAGCTGCCCCCGCACCCACCCCGGCTCGACCCGCGACCTCACCGGGAAGTCCTCGACGCGCGAGCGGTAGTCGGCGATCCAGTCGACCACCTCGTGGCCGATGCGGCGGAACTCGTCGGGGTCCATGCCGGGCAATCTAGACGCGCCGCCTGCGGTGGGTGGGCCGCAGGTCGTCCGGCGGCGTCAGCGCCCGCGTCTCGACCCGCTCCAGCACCACCGAGCTGGTCAGGTTCCGCACCTCGGTCCGCGAGGCGATCTTGTCCACCAGGAACGCCTGGAGGTGCGTGCTGTCGGCCACCGCGATGTGCACCAGGAAGTCGGCCTGGCCGCTGACGTGGAACAGCGACCGCGTCTCCGGCTGCGCCATCACGAACCGCCGGAACCCGGCCACCACCGGCCGGGTGTGCGGGCGGACGTTCACCGAGACGACGGCCTCCAGCGGCAGGCCGGTGGTGCGCGGGTCGACCACGGCGTGGAAGCCGGTGATCACGCCCAGCTCGCGCAGCCTGCGCACCCGTTGCAGGCACGTCGACGGCGCGATGCCGACCTGGTCGGCCAGGGTCCGGTTGGGCAGCGTCGCGTCGTTCTGCAACGCCTCCAGGATCTGCCAGTCGACCGAATCCAGTTCGGCTGTTCCGCTCACAACCGAACACTGTAGATGTCAGGTGGAATAAGCCCGAACTTGTGACCGAGGATGCGGCCGTGCACATCGCCTGGACCTCGTTCCTGCTCGCCCTGGTCGTCATCACCGTCGTGCCCGGCCCGGACTTCGTGCTGGTCACCGGCAACGCGGTGCGCGGCGCGCGGTTCGGCGCGCTGACGGCGGCGGGGGTGGTGACCGGGCTGCTGGTGCACGCCGTGCTGGCCACGGTGGGCCTGTCCGCGCTGGTGGCGGCGGCTCCGGCGGCGTTGCTGGCGGTCAAGGCGGTCGGCGCCCTGTACCTGGCCTACCTGGGCGTGATGACGTTGCGGTCGAAGAGGTCGATCACGGCGGCGCCGAAGTCGGACCGGTCGCTGTTCCTGCGCGGCGTGCTGTGCGACCTGCTCAAC
This genomic window from Saccharothrix sp. HUAS TT1 contains:
- a CDS encoding DUF2461 domain-containing protein, translated to MEFSGFGEHAIDFYDGLVVDNSKAYWEDHKHIYQQDVRASMEALLTALEPEFGPGKVFRPYRDVRFSKDKRPYKDHCGGVVELGRGGGAHYAQVGTEGLLVAGGSFAMASDQLARYRSSVDDDVRGRALEELLAGLTGSGWELRGDKLKRAPRGVDVGHPRIELLKHKRLYVAKVWPPDDVLHEPGCLDRVRDAWREVTPLVDWCADHIGLTEVGFRR
- a CDS encoding aspartate aminotransferase family protein; this translates as MDPDEFRRIGHEVVDWIADYRSRVEDFPVRSRVEPGWVRGQLAGLPERGEGFDGLLADLDRVVLPGTTHWQHPGFFAYFPSNASLPSVLGDLLSSGLGVQGMLWSTSPAATEVEQHLMDELVGAMGLPSSFVGGGVVQDTASSAALVATLAALHRASGGEWRQAGVDGTEVVYVSSQTHSSLERAARMAGLGGQAVRSVEVDDRLAMRVDALAERIGSDLAAGRRPVLVCATVGTTGTGAVDPVREIAALCAEHGIWLHVDAAWAGPAALCPEFRDLFDGVELADSFTSNAHKWMLTAFDLSLFWTAHPDVLVDALTILPEYLRNTATDSGAVVDYRDWQVPLGRRFRALKLWSVLRWYGLEGVRAHLRGHVELAALLESWVAASDEWQLVVPRSLSLLTLAHRAGDGATREAMDRVNAGGDAFVTHTVVGGRFAIRVAIGAEATREHHVRALWDALRVKG
- a CDS encoding acyl-CoA carboxylase epsilon subunit, whose product is MTGAPFLRVDRGEPSPEELAAVAVALHALHALSRAEKTAPPPTSASTWTAKPYRAPGAWN
- the tesB gene encoding acyl-CoA thioesterase II, giving the protein MTEAARAAATAGFSGVPLDTDGVPHGQPVLDRLVALLDLERIEENIFRGVSPAESPVRVFGGQVAGQALVAAGRTVPPERRVHSLHSYFIRGGDPSVPIVYEVDRVRDGRSFTTRRVVAVQHGKAIFTLSASFQLDEPGLDHQEPMPAVPPPATLPTYAESAAGYLEKVGMARLPRPIDIRYVTEPPWRAREDGPGEARSQVWMRADGKLPDDDLLHVCVLAYASDMTLLDSVLVRHGVYWGTDKVLGASLDHAMWFHRRFRADEWFLYDCASPSASGARGLATGRFYRHDGQLVATVVQEGLLRVL
- the pyk gene encoding pyruvate kinase translates to MSRRAKIVCTMGPATATEDKVNELVAAGMDVARMNFSHGSHADHKQVYDLVRNAADASGRAVGVLADLQGPKIRLGRFAHGPVEWRTGDVVRVTVEDVEGTHDRVSTTYKQLAQDAKVGDRLLVDDGKVGLTVIEVDGPDVVCEVTEGGPVSNNKGLSLPGMDVSVPALSEKDIEDLEFALNLGVDFIALSFVRSPADIDLVHQVMDRVGHGRKPVIAKIEKPEAVDNLEAIVLAFDGVMVARGDLGVELPLEHVPLVQKRAIQIARENAKPVIVATQMLDSMITNSRPTRAETSDVANAVLDGADALMLSGETSVGRYAIETVKTMARIIVAVETESTVVPPLTHVPRTKRGVISYAARDIGERLNAKALVAFTQSGDTVRRLARLHTPLPLLAFTPEPSVRSQLSLTWGTETFLVPKVDSTDEMVRQVDLSMIDIARYQPGDLVVVVAGSPPGTIGSTNLIRVHRLGEDDHA
- a CDS encoding Lrp/AsnC family transcriptional regulator, with the translated sequence MSGTAELDSVDWQILEALQNDATLPNRTLADQVGIAPSTCLQRVRRLRELGVITGFHAVVDPRTTGLPLEAVVSVNVRPHTRPVVAGFRRFVMAQPETRSLFHVSGQADFLVHIAVADSTHLQAFLVDKIASRTEVRNLTSSVVLERVETRALTPPDDLRPTHRRRRV
- a CDS encoding LysE family translocator, whose protein sequence is MTEDAAVHIAWTSFLLALVVITVVPGPDFVLVTGNAVRGARFGALTAAGVVTGLLVHAVLATVGLSALVAAAPAALLAVKAVGALYLAYLGVMTLRSKRSITAAPKSDRSLFLRGVLCDLLNPKVMLTFLSLVPQAMDPASPPLPQAALLSAVAVGVFACFWAVVVPLAGRLSALLSRPRVRPVFERLCGTALIGMAASVLAA
- a CDS encoding Uma2 family endonuclease; its protein translation is MSVMPWPDHLLTLEEWDALPEHESHHVELVEGILLVAPKPAPKHQVAMANLRHCLKGQLPAEAVAVLDVDVLIDPEPPLTVRAPDVVVVPTERYWEHPKRFDPADLRLAVEIVSPGTRRTDRMFKPIEYAKAGIPHYWLVELDEPITLTAFDLVAGGYEEIARGTVRVEVPTPFPITVDLTDLINP
- a CDS encoding aspartate aminotransferase family protein; translated protein: MTAVHSERELAEPHLLGWLSSIGLDVEYVRAEGNTLYRRAEDGREVPVLDFAGGYGSLMLGHNHPAIVARARELLAAGTPIHAQFSRHPYANEVANRLNRIIRRELDDDEAFSAIFANSGAEAVEAAIKHAELDRVLRAAELMADVEANLAALSGPIAASAHERVGSTPASGRAGLLAAIARHNAEVTARPPVFLTLEGSFHGKLAGSVQLTHNADYRTPFAALAAQARFVPLDRPGAAKAVADEVRATVLDVVVEGGEARVVERDYPVVAAFLVEPIQGEGGIKVVSAELAGEIQQVCADLGAPVVVDEIQSGMGRSGAFLASSLVGLRGDYYALAKSLGGGVAKASVLLVRESRYRPDFELVHSSTFAKDAFSCHIAATVLDLLEADDGRAYRQAAELGGKLTAALRAVRSDYPDVVKDVRGRGLMLGLEFHSQVGAASPSIRANAGLLGYVIAGYLLQAHDIRTFPTASAVTTLRFEPSILLTDAEIGSLDAALRAVCEILRAQPDGGFATS
- a CDS encoding VanZ family protein, encoding MGVRILPFVVAVSLSVIVLFTPASGVPTAPPGTDKVVHLLLFALLTGTGWLARLPVRALVAGLIGYAAVSEVLQWLITALGRGGDVLDGLVDVAGIGLGYLVARSASRDRRTPPAE